One genomic window of Corticium candelabrum chromosome 21, ooCorCand1.1, whole genome shotgun sequence includes the following:
- the LOC134196795 gene encoding cholesterol 24-hydroxylase-like has protein sequence MMLFVYLCCAALGFSCLIALSFTALAVLLYRKRYHFRMIPGPPIKDFFRGHVSELRERYKQGKAFHTWHLELCQQYGNIFILWTMHHERIYVCHPDNVRKVLVNSIHSKSPDIYRKSYAIYGKRFLGSGLASNVNHADWQRRHIAIAPAFQTRQLRHRMCDFNDITRRFISRLEGSKCKVLSMKQLFPLLTVELIAKVALGLDSQTIQDSISNSSIPRALAAACRGYLTERLNPLLWLKPWKRGTLHGIHNAVEQIRQISKDCICKRQNELMAGSETPNDGLDHIIKMAQVHPDLTLEDLIDEVVTIFVAGFDTAATTLCLAIRELSQVPDVEKQLLEEITQVLGSRRNVEFEDLTKLQYTTAIIKEVLRLYPAAYATIRQLQNTQSMCGVEVPSGSNVVVSFYVMHRLPEYWKEPEKFSPNRFLNQNNGSIHSFTYLPYSAGPRMCLGKQLVTIEMKVALALLYQTFRFEVMEDPDTWGLTQDMILRPNTEIKCKLHLRSEDIERHKKT, from the coding sequence ATGATGCTATTCGTCTACCTTTGCTGTGCTGCACTGGGCTTCTCTTGCCTCATCGCATTGTCATTCACGGCTCTAGCAGTATTGCTATATCGTAAGCGCTATCATTTTCGGATGATTCCCGGTCCGCCAATCAAGGATTTTTTTCGTGGCCACGTCTCTGAACTGAGAGAGCGATACAAGCAAGGCAAAGCGTTCCACACGTGGCATCTAGAACTCTGCCAGCAGTATGGAAATATTTTTATTCTGTGGACAATGCACCACGAAAGAATTTACGTGTGCCATCCAGATAATGTAAGAAAAGTGTTGGTTAACTCAATCCACTCCAAGTCACCCGATATCTATCGAAAGTCTTATGCTATCTATGGAAAGCGTTTCCTTGGTTCTGGGTTGGCAAGCAATGTTAACCATGCTGACTGGCAAAGAAGGCACATTGCTATTGCTCCTGCATTCCAGACAAGGCAACTACGTCATCGAATGTGTGATTTCAATGATATTACTCGTAGATTCATTAGTCGGCTGGAAGGGTCAAAATGCAAGGTTTTGTCCATGAAACAACTGTTTCCTCTGTTAACAGTAGAATTGATTGCAAAAGTTGCTCTTGGACTGGATAGTCAGACGATTCAGGACAGTATCAGCAATTCTAGCATCCCCAGAGCCTTGGCTGCTGCATGCAGAGGATATTTGACTGAACGTCTCAATCCACTCCTATGGCTCAAACCATGGAAAAGAGGTACTCTTCATGGCATCCACAATGCTGTTGAACAGATACGCCAAATTTCAAAAGACTGTATTTGCAAAAGGCAAAACGAGTTAATGGCTGGAAGCGAAACTCCCAATGATGGCCTTGATCACATCATCAAGATGGCACAAGTGCACCCTGATTTGACACTGGAGGACCTGATTGACGAAGTTGTTACAATATTTGTGGCTGGATTTGATACAGCTGCTACAACATTGTGTTTGGCAATAAGAGAACTGTCACAAGTGCCAGATGTTGAAAAACAACTACTTGAGGAAATCACCCAAGTCCTTGGTTCACGGAGAAACGTTGAATTTGAAGATCTGACAAAGCTGCAATATACCACTGCCATTATCAAAGAAGTTCTTCGTTTATATCCAGCAGCTTATGCTACCATTCGCCAACTGCAGAATACTCAGTCAATGTGTGGGGTAGAGGTACCATCTGGATCAAATGTTGTTGTCAGCTTCTATGTCATGCATAGACTACCTGAATACTGGAAAGAACCAGAAAAATTCTCTCCTAACCGGTTCCTAAACCAAAACAATGGAAGCATCCATTCATTTACATACTTACCCTACAGTGCTGGACCGAGGATGTGTCTGGGTAAGCAGTTGGTTACTATAGAAATGAAAGTAGCTCTAGCTCTACTCTACCAGACATTCCGCTTTGAAGTGATGGAAGACCCAGACACATGGGGACTGACTCAAGACATGATACTTCGACCAAACACAGAAATCAAGTGTAAGCTCCACCTTAGATCAGAAGACATTGAAAGACACAAGAAGACTTAA
- the LOC134196728 gene encoding uncharacterized protein LOC134196728 isoform X1, translating to MDFYVHYEVEPEMTMACRWRDSKGSVEDVLKLFVDAYNKRYPSRAMSSTSVQLVDESRQFLDLSLSVRDAIEDKADIYVLTKLSSHSLDAAAVSNGVDNEKTAEKRSLLDVLKSAPLSQRFQLPSSVRDESDQDDGLVIANAIQLAHKFISDDNAKEAVIVFNSILEVYPCHKTTCVELARIYGNANRYKEAVKYVKQASASDSSDPELLKQLGSYLLASGEIEEAMKVFACCADRLRSAGADEIDAIKVHIARAQRVSGNEDQALALLSAVLQRKKENVEGLLEYARIVHKKGEIQAKEAMAICVCLMTPKQKDKPFHAFMTEVVEHHGLDLLYQEMKTAVDSAAALAYVATQIRDHGAIKEAALLLKRALDLEPFHTSCALAYIHTLQVLMKYEEAYKFVRQFTVKNSEMAVAGVKCGWFLPLIPEIDVLYMSTVVANEGKVPENFAHSDPKARDPYSAEQLDLVAFYFTLVKILYFSGALELIKPLCSVLDMAHSGRELHLSTIRNENAYFCCISQVIKVPGMYVFGSSDEKPEFIYFAGESHAISPAWRSITYQGRHHVIHPIVATGLKLWHLRPESKFYPKIAFYNAMKRVPNGSTIIFCFGEIDCRDGLTTAVAMCKYETLEEAIAAVINIYVVALKELRIKQKLKVFVHPVVPVLAATRSVVLLFNKMLKERLAKTKHLRYMDFEDALLTGKDLKLKQEYKLDGTHLHPNYLNLIEDTMKM from the exons ATGGATTTCTACGTGCATTACGAGGTGGAGCCTGAAATGACGATGGCTTGTCGGTGGAGAGACAGCAAAGGCTCTGTTGAAGACGTCTTGAAG ctGTTTGTGGATGCATACAACAAACGATATCCGTCTCGTGCAATGAGCAGCACTTCAGTGCAGCTAGTGGATGAATCAAG GCAATTTTTGGATCTTTCATTATCTGTAAGGGATGCCATTGAGGACAAAGCAGATATTTATGTATTGACAAAACTATCGA GCCATTCTTTAGATGCTGCAGCAGTTTCTAATGGTGTTGATAATGAGAAGACTGCTGAGAAACGCAGCTTACTGGATGTATTGAAGTCTGCACCGTTGTCACAGCGTTTCCAACTTCCTAGTTCTGTAAG AGATGAAAGCGATCAAGATGATGGGCTTGTTATTGCCAATGCCATTCAGCTGGCTCATAAATTCATATCAGATGACAATGCAAAG GAGGCTGTTATTGTCTTTAACAGTATACTAGAAGTCTATCCCTGCCACAAGACGACATGTGTTGAGCTTG CTCGTATATATGGAAATGCTAATAGATACAAAGAGGCTGTCAAGTACGTGAAACAGGCGTCGGCTAGTGATTCTAGCGATCCAGAGCTGTTGAAACA ACTTGGTAGCTATTTGTTAGCAAGTGGTGAGATCGAAGAAGCTATGAAAGTCTTTGCTTGTTGTGCTGACAGACTGAGGAGTGCAGGAGCAGACGAAATTGATGCAATCAAG GTTCACATAGCTCGAGCACAAAGAGTATCCGGCAATGAGGACCAGGCATTAGCTTTGCTGTCT GCAGTCTTGCAAAGGAAGAAAGAGAACGTGGAAGGACTGCTAGAATATGCTCGTATTGTACATAAAAAGGGTGAAATACAGGCCAAGGAAGCAATGGCAATTTGTGTATGCTTGATGACTCCAAAACAAA AAGACAAACCGTTTCATGCATTTATGACGGAAGTGGTGGAACACCATGGTCTTGATCTTCTTTATCA AGAGATGAAAACTGCAGTCGACTCTGCTGCTGCTCTTGCTTATGTTGCAACACAGATACGAGACCACGGGGCAATCAAGGAAGCTGCCTTACTGTTAAAACGTGCCCTTGATCTAGAACCATTTCACACATCATGTGCGCTAGCGTACATCCACACACTACAA gTGTTGATGAAGTACGAAGAAGCATATAAATTTGTTCG GCAGTTTACTGTGAAGAACAGCGAGATGGCTGTTGCTGGGGTGAAGTGTGGTTGGTTCTTGCCATTGATTCCAGAAATCGACGTATTGTATATGAGTA CTGTGGTTGCTAATGAAGGCAAAGTACCAGAAAATTTTGCTCATAGTGACCCAAAAGCTAGAGATCCGTACTCTGCAGAGCAG TTAGATTTAGTAGCCTTTTACTTCACTTTGGTCAAAATCCTGTACTTCAGTGGAGCATTGGAACTGATTAAACCATTGTGCAGCGTTCTAG ATATGGCTCATAGTGGGAGAGAATTGCATCTAAGTACTATCAGAAATGAGAATGCTTACTTCTGCTGCATCAGTCAG GTGATAAAAGTGCCTGGGATGTATGTATTTGGTAGCTCAGATGAAAAGCCAGAATTTATCTACTTTGCTG GAGAGAGCCATGCAATATCTCCAGCCTGGAGAAGTATCACTTACCAA GGACGACATCATGTTATCCATCCTATTGTTGCAACAGGACTTAAACTATGGCATCTGAGACCAGAAAGCAAATTTTATCCTAAAATTGCATTCTACAATGCAATGAAAAGAG TACCAAATGGTTCAACcattatattttgttttggAGAGATTGATTGTCGAGATGGACTGACAACAGCTGTGGCCATGTGCAAGTATGAG ACATTGGAAGAAGCAATCGCTGCTGTTATTAACATCTACGTTGTGGCTTTGAAAGAACTCAGAATAAAACAGAAGCTGAAGGTGTTTGTTCATCCTGTGGTGCCAGTTTTGGCAGCAACAAG AAGTGTTGTCTTATTATTCAATAAAATGCTGAAGGAGAGACTAGCAAAGACAAAGCATTTGAGGTACATGGACTTTGAGGATGCATTGCTGACTGGAAAGGATCTGAAACTCAAGCAAGAATACA AGCTTGATGGCACTCACTTGCATCCTAACTACTTGAACCTGATTGAAGACACTATGAAGATGTAA
- the LOC134196728 gene encoding uncharacterized protein LOC134196728 isoform X2 translates to MNQGLFKETLCIRQFLDLSLSVRDAIEDKADIYVLTKLSSHSLDAAAVSNGVDNEKTAEKRSLLDVLKSAPLSQRFQLPSSVRDESDQDDGLVIANAIQLAHKFISDDNAKEAVIVFNSILEVYPCHKTTCVELARIYGNANRYKEAVKYVKQASASDSSDPELLKQLGSYLLASGEIEEAMKVFACCADRLRSAGADEIDAIKVHIARAQRVSGNEDQALALLSAVLQRKKENVEGLLEYARIVHKKGEIQAKEAMAICVCLMTPKQKDKPFHAFMTEVVEHHGLDLLYQEMKTAVDSAAALAYVATQIRDHGAIKEAALLLKRALDLEPFHTSCALAYIHTLQVLMKYEEAYKFVRQFTVKNSEMAVAGVKCGWFLPLIPEIDVLYMSTVVANEGKVPENFAHSDPKARDPYSAEQLDLVAFYFTLVKILYFSGALELIKPLCSVLDMAHSGRELHLSTIRNENAYFCCISQVIKVPGMYVFGSSDEKPEFIYFAGESHAISPAWRSITYQGRHHVIHPIVATGLKLWHLRPESKFYPKIAFYNAMKRVPNGSTIIFCFGEIDCRDGLTTAVAMCKYETLEEAIAAVINIYVVALKELRIKQKLKVFVHPVVPVLAATRSVVLLFNKMLKERLAKTKHLRYMDFEDALLTGKDLKLKQEYKLDGTHLHPNYLNLIEDTMKM, encoded by the exons ATGAATCAAG GCCTATTCAAAGAAACTTTGTGCATTAGGCAATTTTTGGATCTTTCATTATCTGTAAGGGATGCCATTGAGGACAAAGCAGATATTTATGTATTGACAAAACTATCGA GCCATTCTTTAGATGCTGCAGCAGTTTCTAATGGTGTTGATAATGAGAAGACTGCTGAGAAACGCAGCTTACTGGATGTATTGAAGTCTGCACCGTTGTCACAGCGTTTCCAACTTCCTAGTTCTGTAAG AGATGAAAGCGATCAAGATGATGGGCTTGTTATTGCCAATGCCATTCAGCTGGCTCATAAATTCATATCAGATGACAATGCAAAG GAGGCTGTTATTGTCTTTAACAGTATACTAGAAGTCTATCCCTGCCACAAGACGACATGTGTTGAGCTTG CTCGTATATATGGAAATGCTAATAGATACAAAGAGGCTGTCAAGTACGTGAAACAGGCGTCGGCTAGTGATTCTAGCGATCCAGAGCTGTTGAAACA ACTTGGTAGCTATTTGTTAGCAAGTGGTGAGATCGAAGAAGCTATGAAAGTCTTTGCTTGTTGTGCTGACAGACTGAGGAGTGCAGGAGCAGACGAAATTGATGCAATCAAG GTTCACATAGCTCGAGCACAAAGAGTATCCGGCAATGAGGACCAGGCATTAGCTTTGCTGTCT GCAGTCTTGCAAAGGAAGAAAGAGAACGTGGAAGGACTGCTAGAATATGCTCGTATTGTACATAAAAAGGGTGAAATACAGGCCAAGGAAGCAATGGCAATTTGTGTATGCTTGATGACTCCAAAACAAA AAGACAAACCGTTTCATGCATTTATGACGGAAGTGGTGGAACACCATGGTCTTGATCTTCTTTATCA AGAGATGAAAACTGCAGTCGACTCTGCTGCTGCTCTTGCTTATGTTGCAACACAGATACGAGACCACGGGGCAATCAAGGAAGCTGCCTTACTGTTAAAACGTGCCCTTGATCTAGAACCATTTCACACATCATGTGCGCTAGCGTACATCCACACACTACAA gTGTTGATGAAGTACGAAGAAGCATATAAATTTGTTCG GCAGTTTACTGTGAAGAACAGCGAGATGGCTGTTGCTGGGGTGAAGTGTGGTTGGTTCTTGCCATTGATTCCAGAAATCGACGTATTGTATATGAGTA CTGTGGTTGCTAATGAAGGCAAAGTACCAGAAAATTTTGCTCATAGTGACCCAAAAGCTAGAGATCCGTACTCTGCAGAGCAG TTAGATTTAGTAGCCTTTTACTTCACTTTGGTCAAAATCCTGTACTTCAGTGGAGCATTGGAACTGATTAAACCATTGTGCAGCGTTCTAG ATATGGCTCATAGTGGGAGAGAATTGCATCTAAGTACTATCAGAAATGAGAATGCTTACTTCTGCTGCATCAGTCAG GTGATAAAAGTGCCTGGGATGTATGTATTTGGTAGCTCAGATGAAAAGCCAGAATTTATCTACTTTGCTG GAGAGAGCCATGCAATATCTCCAGCCTGGAGAAGTATCACTTACCAA GGACGACATCATGTTATCCATCCTATTGTTGCAACAGGACTTAAACTATGGCATCTGAGACCAGAAAGCAAATTTTATCCTAAAATTGCATTCTACAATGCAATGAAAAGAG TACCAAATGGTTCAACcattatattttgttttggAGAGATTGATTGTCGAGATGGACTGACAACAGCTGTGGCCATGTGCAAGTATGAG ACATTGGAAGAAGCAATCGCTGCTGTTATTAACATCTACGTTGTGGCTTTGAAAGAACTCAGAATAAAACAGAAGCTGAAGGTGTTTGTTCATCCTGTGGTGCCAGTTTTGGCAGCAACAAG AAGTGTTGTCTTATTATTCAATAAAATGCTGAAGGAGAGACTAGCAAAGACAAAGCATTTGAGGTACATGGACTTTGAGGATGCATTGCTGACTGGAAAGGATCTGAAACTCAAGCAAGAATACA AGCTTGATGGCACTCACTTGCATCCTAACTACTTGAACCTGATTGAAGACACTATGAAGATGTAA
- the LOC134196730 gene encoding uncharacterized protein LOC134196730, with translation MNMPVALPAFWKVAAVVGLVVGKKAGIYALGRAYGYPRVYRRILEYSKMSIRDQNRRKGLQRSVKYVFRLPNRSLGPLIWGQKYQSRGL, from the exons ATGAACATGCCGGTTGCACTACCGGCCTTCTGGAAGGTGGCAGCTGTCGTTGGATTAGTTGTTGGCAAAAAGGCTGGGATCTACGCGCTGGGCAGG GCGTACGGCTATCCAAGAGTGTACAGGAGGATATTAGAGTACAGCAAAATGTCAATCAGAGATCAAAATAGACGGAAAGGGCTGCAGCGAAGCGTCAAATACGTATTCCGATTGCCGAATAGATCACTGGGACCTCTAATCTG GGGACAGAAGTACCAATCAAGAGGGCTGTAG